One Eubacteriales bacterium mix99 genomic window carries:
- a CDS encoding sensor histidine kinase, with product MAMERNRSNISEIPRVCTIYRWASLLVSTLIYLFVSLNDITPLRGAIAAGMIAASGIGTHLYGKIASSHMNHANSWILASECVEITANGVLLYLSGGFSSPYLWYLISSIVMIMATEYSDKRCGFVLFPAVFWYLICARFGSQRMNFPPSASGPFRINTAIGFLMVICGFYMLFLSIRKLNRAKKDLECLNDSLRQETARSGQALRHTMELYDTFQLFGISEPQKVMDEMAELLCRVLSLECCMLLKTSLPFQTEHSGSCNLSEAEGKQILEYMGKRNPASLPEQSKNQIEIDGISYTLTGIRNQSGIAGGLIYRKEKNPPEDDIDQKGAFYLQLAGIIFQNMDLQAIAGESIIGEEQNRIASEIHDTVIQKLFAIACNVRLLSEQNPMPPPEKSKYQLRQVEKSLKSTMRELREAIYSTHWDSGGKESFSEKLTKYLDEIQALSGVRIQVEMGADPQRLTVTQKTTMYRIVCEAVNNAIRHGKASRIRVTMHLSEEQCIVGISDNGSGFKPGSQHYGQGLKNMYRMTSCLKGQLKINSGAGNGTVIQCRLPIDSSTGQSNQTKEETRFDLNTGRSSTRTAGAPFLNAGV from the coding sequence ATGGCTATGGAACGGAACAGGTCAAACATCAGTGAGATCCCGCGGGTATGTACCATATATCGTTGGGCATCCCTCCTTGTTTCCACACTGATTTACCTTTTTGTCAGTCTGAATGACATCACTCCGCTTCGGGGAGCCATTGCCGCGGGAATGATCGCTGCAAGCGGCATTGGTACCCATCTGTATGGAAAAATCGCCTCGTCCCATATGAATCATGCAAACTCATGGATCCTGGCCTCGGAATGCGTGGAGATCACGGCAAATGGTGTCCTGCTTTATCTTTCCGGAGGATTTTCCAGCCCTTATCTGTGGTATCTGATCAGTTCCATTGTCATGATCATGGCAACGGAATATTCGGATAAACGATGCGGGTTCGTTCTTTTTCCGGCTGTTTTCTGGTATCTGATCTGCGCCCGGTTTGGCAGTCAGCGGATGAATTTTCCCCCATCGGCATCCGGCCCGTTCCGCATCAATACGGCAATCGGCTTTCTGATGGTGATCTGCGGATTTTATATGCTGTTTCTTTCCATCCGGAAACTGAACCGGGCAAAAAAAGATCTGGAATGCCTGAATGACTCCCTGCGTCAGGAGACAGCCCGGAGCGGACAGGCCCTCCGTCATACAATGGAGCTGTACGATACCTTTCAGCTGTTCGGCATTTCCGAACCGCAAAAGGTGATGGATGAAATGGCGGAGCTTTTGTGCCGCGTCCTGTCCCTGGAATGCTGCATGCTGTTAAAAACAAGCCTTCCGTTTCAGACAGAACACTCCGGCAGTTGCAACCTTTCCGAAGCGGAAGGGAAACAAATCCTTGAGTATATGGGCAAACGGAATCCGGCCTCTCTCCCGGAACAAAGTAAAAACCAAATTGAAATCGATGGAATCTCCTATACGCTGACCGGGATTCGGAATCAGAGCGGCATCGCGGGAGGATTGATTTACCGGAAGGAAAAAAATCCCCCGGAAGACGATATCGATCAAAAAGGCGCTTTCTATCTGCAACTGGCAGGAATCATTTTTCAAAATATGGACCTTCAGGCCATCGCCGGGGAAAGCATCATCGGAGAGGAGCAGAACCGCATTGCCAGTGAAATCCATGATACCGTAATTCAAAAGCTTTTTGCCATTGCATGCAATGTCCGGCTGCTCTCGGAACAGAATCCCATGCCTCCTCCTGAAAAGAGCAAATATCAGCTCCGGCAGGTTGAAAAATCCCTGAAATCCACCATGCGGGAGCTTCGGGAAGCCATATACAGTACCCACTGGGATTCCGGGGGAAAAGAATCTTTTTCCGAAAAACTGACAAAGTATCTGGATGAGATACAGGCGCTCAGCGGAGTACGGATCCAGGTCGAAATGGGCGCCGACCCCCAGCGACTGACCGTGACGCAAAAGACAACAATGTACCGGATCGTCTGTGAAGCAGTAAACAATGCAATACGCCATGGCAAGGCAAGCAGGATCCGGGTAACAATGCATCTTTCCGAAGAACAGTGCATTGTGGGGATCTCCGATAACGGTTCCGGATTTAAGCCCGGCAGCCAGCATTACGGTCAGGGACTGAAAAATATGTACCGAATGACAAGCTGTCTGAAGGGACAGCTGAAAATCAATTCAGGCGCCGGAAACGGGACGGTCATACAATGCCGTTTACCCATTGATTCGTCAACTGGTCAGAGCAACCAGACGAAGGAGGAAACTCGCTTTGATCTTAATACTGGAAGATCATCCACTCGTACAGCAGGGGCTCCGTTCCTTAATGCAGGCGTATAA
- a CDS encoding response regulator: MQAYKSEEEIVCASSIENAMEILKAHTVHTAFVDIYLGAENGLDLLAWVKKQKMKTNVFIITSSSRQSDFAKARALGADAYVLKDAFLDEIICGLKVVEKGGRFYSTALIDKMGSGQKQNSLIAT, from the coding sequence ATGCAGGCGTATAAAAGCGAAGAAGAAATTGTCTGTGCATCATCCATCGAAAACGCCATGGAGATTCTGAAGGCCCATACCGTCCACACGGCATTCGTGGACATCTATCTGGGAGCAGAAAATGGCCTGGATCTGCTCGCCTGGGTCAAAAAGCAGAAAATGAAAACCAACGTATTCATCATCACGTCATCCTCCCGGCAAAGTGACTTTGCAAAAGCCCGCGCCCTGGGAGCAGACGCATATGTTCTGAAAGATGCGTTTCTGGATGAAATTATATGCGGCCTGAAAGTGGTGGAAAAAGGAGGGCGATTCTATTCCACCGCCCTGATTGACAAAATGGGCAGCGGCCAGAAACAGAATTCCCTGATAGCCACCTGA
- a CDS encoding LuxR C-terminal-related transcriptional regulator has product MGSGKSNSQISKELFISEGTTKKHISNILSKLNLTNRVEAALLAAKTTSEQKNIMGL; this is encoded by the coding sequence TTGGGTAGCGGCAAGAGCAATTCCCAGATCAGCAAGGAGTTGTTCATCTCAGAGGGAACAACGAAAAAACACATCAGCAATATTCTGTCAAAGCTGAATCTGACCAACCGTGTGGAAGCTGCCCTGCTTGCCGCCAAAACGACGTCAGAGCAAAAAAATATAATGGGATTGTGA
- a CDS encoding signal peptidase I, which translates to MILSQKYSRPAFLLTGAAITATLFYRIPAINSWLTEICFFWHPLFWCGLSVILWYLPRPHLPAPLRFRDLFPGLAISCMAVYTFLQFLAGFLLNEIAVSPYDLSPKGILINFANLLPPIAGSELLRAYCIGASCRSSGRPAFRIVLGAFILGAMEIPFTNITTLHAGEDWFIFLAEDLLPPLAQSGFLSLLTYCGGVWPGILYRGLISIFFHVIPFLPSLPWIGNSVLGIAFPVLASFFIWDQYGIATHRAKWEKPQSILSTTILMTVCIALAWFVVGVFPVYPSVILTGSMEPEISPGDVVLVEKMKTEKNIDTLSKNDIIHFRRGDITITHRITQVLHDKDGNLSFRTKGDSNDDEDTETVEPNDVKGIVNHAIPKIGMPVLWLKGHESTPEGVIDNETP; encoded by the coding sequence ATGATCCTTTCACAAAAATACAGCCGTCCGGCTTTCCTTTTGACAGGCGCTGCCATTACGGCAACGCTTTTTTACAGAATACCGGCAATCAACTCCTGGCTGACAGAAATCTGTTTCTTTTGGCATCCCCTGTTCTGGTGCGGGCTTTCCGTTATCCTGTGGTATCTGCCCCGACCGCATCTGCCTGCCCCGCTTCGTTTCCGTGATCTGTTCCCCGGCCTTGCCATAAGCTGCATGGCCGTTTATACCTTTCTGCAGTTTCTGGCGGGGTTTTTGCTCAATGAAATTGCAGTAAGTCCATATGACCTTTCACCAAAGGGAATCCTGATCAATTTTGCGAATCTGCTCCCTCCCATCGCAGGCAGTGAGCTGCTGCGGGCATATTGCATCGGTGCATCCTGCCGCAGCTCCGGTCGTCCTGCATTCCGGATTGTCCTGGGGGCCTTTATCCTGGGAGCCATGGAGATACCATTTACAAATATCACCACCCTGCATGCCGGAGAGGACTGGTTTATCTTTCTGGCCGAAGATTTGCTGCCGCCCCTTGCTCAAAGCGGATTCCTGAGTCTTTTGACTTACTGCGGCGGTGTTTGGCCTGGCATTCTCTATCGGGGACTGATCAGTATATTTTTTCATGTGATTCCGTTCCTGCCCTCACTCCCATGGATCGGAAACAGTGTCCTGGGAATTGCCTTTCCGGTCCTCGCCTCCTTTTTTATCTGGGACCAATACGGGATTGCAACACACAGGGCAAAATGGGAAAAACCACAGTCCATCCTTTCAACCACAATCCTTATGACGGTCTGCATTGCACTGGCATGGTTTGTCGTCGGCGTTTTTCCGGTGTATCCTTCTGTCATTCTTACCGGAAGCATGGAACCGGAGATTTCTCCCGGAGATGTGGTACTGGTTGAAAAAATGAAAACAGAAAAGAATATCGACACTCTCTCAAAAAACGACATCATCCATTTCCGGCGGGGAGATATCACCATCACACATCGGATCACGCAGGTGCTTCATGACAAGGACGGCAATCTATCTTTCCGGACAAAGGGAGACAGCAATGATGATGAGGATACGGAGACCGTGGAACCAAATGATGTCAAAGGGATTGTAAACCATGCCATCCCGAAAATCGGAATGCCCGTACTGTGGCTGAAAGGCCATGAATCCACACCGGAAGGAGTAATTGACAATGAAACGCCCTGA
- a CDS encoding DUF5305 family protein produces MKRPEAKALRKSARITILIFAFFFLALSIYQIFKVTGSKKKVRTTLYNCLISADCSYQVILKKNDLFPEGVLEENRIYPLALVDRAEILFRAEYAGSGKADVTGDYTIEAVLQGYKNNGDEQQTVYEKHFPLIDHTTVNETGALKISESVSVDPASYKKTAEQANAILGLQVPANLKVTMSGTFHGDSKFGKVEKPFRYSLDIPLENSLYTIKKPNPVSIQDSITETKTGLFQWTPKSFLPAVLLFLLAAAMFGILAFHTRRPTPQEQHRMDMQKLIRTYGSRMVRLTQMPSAADMEQIVITDPDSLIRLSDDLQRPIYYCPDDEGLPRNDLFCLFENHRCYLLHQRAADTMNTPVNGHTGGSHHNTTFVP; encoded by the coding sequence ATGAAACGCCCTGAAGCAAAAGCACTCAGGAAATCGGCCAGGATAACGATCCTTATTTTCGCATTTTTCTTCCTAGCATTATCCATCTACCAGATCTTCAAAGTCACCGGATCAAAGAAAAAGGTCCGCACGACACTTTACAACTGTTTGATCTCCGCGGACTGCAGCTACCAGGTGATCCTGAAGAAAAACGATCTCTTCCCGGAGGGTGTTCTGGAGGAGAACCGGATTTATCCCCTGGCCCTGGTGGACCGGGCGGAAATTCTGTTCCGCGCGGAGTACGCCGGATCCGGCAAGGCTGACGTTACCGGGGACTATACCATTGAAGCCGTCCTGCAGGGATACAAGAACAACGGGGACGAACAGCAGACCGTTTATGAAAAGCATTTCCCCCTGATTGACCATACTACGGTGAACGAAACCGGCGCTCTGAAGATCTCGGAGTCGGTCTCCGTAGATCCTGCGTCTTACAAAAAGACTGCCGAACAGGCCAATGCCATCCTGGGCTTACAGGTTCCTGCCAACCTGAAAGTCACGATGAGCGGTACCTTCCATGGCGACTCAAAGTTCGGGAAAGTGGAAAAGCCTTTCCGGTATTCCCTGGACATTCCGCTGGAAAACTCGCTGTACACTATAAAAAAACCGAACCCGGTGTCGATCCAGGATTCGATAACCGAAACAAAAACCGGCCTGTTCCAATGGACTCCAAAATCCTTTCTGCCCGCTGTCCTGCTGTTTCTCCTGGCAGCTGCCATGTTTGGGATTCTTGCTTTCCATACCCGAAGACCGACACCGCAGGAACAGCATCGTATGGATATGCAGAAACTAATCCGGACCTATGGCAGCCGGATGGTTCGGCTTACCCAAATGCCTTCCGCAGCCGATATGGAACAAATCGTAATCACGGATCCGGACAGTCTGATCCGGCTGTCCGATGATCTTCAGCGGCCCATTTATTATTGCCCGGATGATGAGGGCCTGCCCCGGAACGACCTGTTCTGTCTGTTTGAGAACCATCGCTGCTATCTGCTGCACCAGAGAGCTGCGGATACAATGAATACACCGGTAAATGGACATACAGGCGGCAGTCACCATAATACTACTTTCGTACCATAA
- a CDS encoding signal peptide protein: protein MKKKSLICTILAMTLILAGIGYAYWTDTLQVNTKATTGDLDVTFVDLGLYAQYGSDELVNGSDWSIIDGVGDNGYVDAQYFRRGTDYNKIAADGNIDNYHKQAEGYNDVSFDASLKDSKEIGKQIRDYNAQVLGSDEIEISVNNMYPGYAQAFRSDILNLGSIAARLSKLQFDVNGIDGKEETAKDMLGVALLIQREYYKGNNDHEHVFGLAESLGLDPSDIFTVGNVDFVRLSALDKVSEEVLKENAELLSLPSGNSMDLFLGIGMDPDAEGVYTTGSTKVMADNDDTQSQNTGATVNVKLMWDQFNEGRDINSTNRLAEQNAR, encoded by the coding sequence ATGAAGAAAAAGAGTCTCATCTGCACGATCCTGGCCATGACATTGATCCTGGCAGGTATTGGGTACGCGTACTGGACAGACACCCTGCAAGTCAACACAAAAGCCACAACCGGTGATCTGGATGTTACATTTGTGGACTTGGGCCTTTACGCACAGTATGGCTCTGATGAACTGGTCAATGGATCCGACTGGAGCATCATTGACGGTGTTGGCGACAATGGATATGTGGATGCGCAGTACTTCCGCAGAGGCACAGATTACAACAAAATCGCAGCGGATGGCAACATCGACAATTACCATAAGCAGGCGGAAGGCTACAACGATGTATCATTCGATGCCAGTCTCAAGGACAGCAAAGAGATCGGAAAGCAAATCCGTGACTACAATGCACAGGTACTCGGCAGTGACGAAATCGAAATTTCCGTCAACAATATGTATCCTGGCTATGCACAGGCCTTCCGTTCGGATATCCTGAACCTCGGCTCCATCGCCGCAAGACTGAGCAAACTCCAGTTTGATGTCAATGGGATCGATGGCAAGGAAGAAACTGCAAAGGATATGCTGGGGGTTGCCCTCCTGATACAGCGGGAATATTACAAAGGCAACAACGATCATGAACATGTATTCGGGCTTGCAGAATCCCTGGGCCTGGATCCCAGTGATATCTTCACCGTCGGCAATGTGGACTTTGTCCGTCTCTCTGCCCTGGATAAGGTGTCCGAAGAAGTTCTGAAAGAAAATGCTGAACTGCTGTCCCTGCCCAGTGGAAACAGCATGGATCTGTTCCTTGGCATTGGCATGGATCCTGATGCAGAAGGCGTTTACACAACCGGTTCCACAAAAGTCATGGCAGACAACGATGACACGCAGAGCCAGAACACCGGCGCAACCGTCAACGTTAAGCTCATGTGGGATCAGTTCAACGAAGGCAGGGATATAAACTCCACAAACAGACTTGCAGAGCAGAACGCCCGTTAA